One segment of Nostoc piscinale CENA21 DNA contains the following:
- a CDS encoding SpoIIE family protein phosphatase, with amino-acid sequence MTETEVEKLKLMIVDDELDNLDLLYRTFRRDFQVFKANHALSALDILEKEGEMAVIISDQRMPEMNGTEFLSRTVERFPDTIRILLTGFTDVEDLVDAINSGQVFKYITKPWNPERLKLLVEQATETYRLVKQRTQELRRALRRESLFNEVTTAIRESLDYGNMLQKIVATIGQTFDATCCLLIPVEGDRLTNDKFSYQDANSSILNFAFDHSLFEKVVETRHYQLNQETFDGNPCNYLVVPLTYQQQLLAVLALYQVGRDELWPDEDIKLITGVADQAALALFQAKLYQRLQEKQEQIHAELEVARQIQHNLLRQSLPDIKEAKLQACCYPAREVGGDFFEVFVHPKGDLWLAVGDVSGKGVPAALFMASAISVLRRELSQETPAEPHIIVQNLNHALCNDLISNNCFITLVLACYTPSTKELVYANAGHIYPLLWSRQTDSNQQPNYLKVRGIPLGILPTWKAQSGRLHLSTGDTLLLASDGITEASVSSELLKCEQTDANLSPSSHPMLNQEGLWQLLQTEPQPLSLNHLLARIQANNQVQEDDQTILSLEVL; translated from the coding sequence ATGACTGAGACAGAGGTAGAAAAACTCAAGCTCATGATTGTCGATGATGAGCTAGATAATTTGGATTTACTCTACCGCACTTTTAGGCGAGATTTTCAAGTATTTAAAGCCAATCATGCCCTAAGTGCGCTGGACATATTGGAGAAAGAAGGTGAGATGGCCGTGATCATCTCAGATCAAAGAATGCCAGAAATGAATGGCACCGAATTTCTCAGTCGCACAGTAGAAAGGTTTCCCGATACGATTAGGATTCTTTTAACTGGCTTTACTGATGTGGAAGATTTGGTCGATGCTATCAACTCCGGTCAAGTTTTCAAATACATCACCAAGCCTTGGAATCCTGAACGGCTCAAGTTACTAGTTGAACAAGCTACTGAGACATATCGTTTAGTCAAACAACGCACCCAAGAGTTGCGTCGGGCGCTACGCCGAGAATCTTTGTTTAATGAGGTGACAACAGCAATTCGAGAATCTCTCGATTATGGCAATATGTTGCAGAAAATTGTTGCCACCATCGGACAAACCTTTGATGCTACTTGTTGCTTGCTGATCCCGGTAGAAGGCGATCGCTTAACCAATGATAAATTTTCTTATCAAGATGCCAATTCCTCTATATTAAATTTTGCTTTTGACCATAGTCTGTTTGAGAAAGTTGTCGAAACTCGTCATTATCAACTCAATCAAGAAACCTTTGATGGCAACCCCTGTAACTATCTGGTAGTGCCTCTTACCTATCAGCAGCAACTATTAGCCGTACTTGCACTGTATCAAGTAGGACGTGATGAGCTTTGGCCCGATGAAGATATTAAATTGATTACCGGTGTAGCCGACCAAGCCGCTTTAGCTCTTTTTCAAGCGAAACTTTATCAACGCCTACAAGAAAAACAAGAGCAAATTCACGCCGAATTGGAAGTCGCACGCCAAATTCAACATAATTTGCTCCGCCAAAGCTTACCTGATATCAAAGAGGCAAAACTACAAGCCTGCTGCTATCCGGCGCGAGAAGTAGGAGGCGATTTTTTTGAGGTATTTGTTCACCCCAAAGGCGATTTATGGTTAGCAGTGGGTGATGTTTCCGGGAAAGGTGTACCTGCGGCTTTATTCATGGCTAGTGCAATTTCTGTACTGCGGCGCGAATTATCTCAAGAAACACCAGCCGAACCCCATATCATCGTCCAAAATCTGAATCATGCTTTATGCAATGACTTAATTAGTAACAATTGTTTTATTACTCTCGTATTAGCTTGTTACACACCTAGTACAAAAGAACTAGTATATGCTAATGCTGGACATATCTACCCTCTACTATGGTCTCGCCAAACTGACTCAAACCAGCAACCCAACTATCTCAAAGTCCGTGGCATTCCTTTAGGTATCTTACCTACTTGGAAAGCACAGTCAGGAAGATTGCATCTTTCTACTGGAGATACTTTATTGTTAGCTAGTGATGGGATTACTGAAGCATCAGTATCCAGTGAGTTACTAAAATGCGAACAAACAGATGCTAATCTTTCGCCAAGTAGCCACCCTATGCTGAACCAAGAAGGTCTTTGGCAACTTCTCCAAACAGAGCCACAACCACTTTCTCTGAACCATTTACTAGCTCGCATCCAAGCAAATAATCAAGTTCAAGAAGACGATCAAACTATACTTTCACTAGAGGTTTTATAA
- a CDS encoding response regulator transcription factor — protein MSKIRIVLIEDHDLTRVGIRTALQQRDEIEVLGEAGNAVEGLKLLKILQPDIAIVDIGLPDKDGIALTREIKAIATGEDATKVLILTLRDNKEAVLAAFAAGADSYCMKDIKFDNLLEAVRVTYNGNAWIDPAIARIVLQQAQENSPKPETVPSENKNIPQNQDSGESEEIIDPYTLTERELEVLQLIVEGCSNAVIAERLYITVGTVKTHVRNILNKLCADDRTQAAVRALRSGLVG, from the coding sequence ATGAGTAAAATCCGTATTGTTTTGATCGAAGATCATGACCTTACCCGTGTTGGTATTCGCACAGCACTACAGCAAAGAGACGAAATTGAAGTACTAGGTGAAGCTGGCAATGCTGTGGAAGGCTTAAAGCTGTTAAAAATCTTACAGCCAGATATTGCGATCGTCGATATTGGTTTACCAGATAAAGATGGAATTGCGCTGACCAGAGAAATTAAAGCGATTGCTACAGGTGAAGATGCAACCAAAGTGTTAATTTTAACCCTTCGAGATAATAAAGAAGCCGTTCTGGCTGCTTTTGCTGCTGGGGCTGACTCTTACTGTATGAAAGATATTAAATTTGATAATTTGCTAGAAGCTGTCAGAGTTACTTACAATGGCAACGCTTGGATTGATCCAGCGATCGCCAGAATTGTGTTACAACAGGCACAAGAAAATTCTCCTAAACCGGAGACTGTTCCCAGCGAAAATAAAAATATCCCCCAAAATCAAGACTCTGGGGAAAGTGAGGAAATAATTGACCCTTATACCCTGACAGAACGCGAGTTAGAAGTGTTACAGTTAATTGTCGAAGGTTGTAGCAATGCTGTTATAGCTGAACGACTTTATATTACAGTTGGGACTGTAAAAACGCATGTCCGTAATATTTTGAATAAGCTATGCGCTGATGACCGTACCCAAGCAGCAGTTAGAGCTTTACGTTCTGGGTTGGTTGGATAA
- a CDS encoding WecB/TagA/CpsF family glycosyltransferase — MSKPPKVFSVLGIPVHVMSNYPGWLLECLQHSRGTHVVTLNAEMTMQAERDSALAKVIHDAELVIPDGAGVVLYLQWLFWQKVQRCPGIELAETLLRELGQKQKGTKVFFYGGAPGVATKAADFWKQQAPDLNIVGTHSGYHSPEEEEILSQTLTQLQPQVILVGLGVPRQELWIAQNRHLCPQAIWIGVGGSFDIWSGSKTRAPAWLGNNNLEWLYRLYKEPWRWRRMLALPEFAVKAFVYRLTAKSAV, encoded by the coding sequence ATGTCTAAACCGCCTAAAGTATTTTCGGTGCTGGGAATACCAGTTCATGTTATGAGTAACTATCCAGGCTGGTTGCTAGAATGCCTGCAACACAGCAGAGGTACTCATGTAGTGACGCTGAATGCAGAAATGACCATGCAAGCAGAACGAGACAGCGCACTAGCCAAGGTAATTCACGATGCTGAGTTGGTGATACCTGATGGTGCTGGTGTGGTTTTGTATTTGCAGTGGCTGTTCTGGCAAAAGGTTCAACGTTGTCCAGGAATTGAACTAGCAGAAACATTACTGCGAGAACTGGGACAAAAGCAAAAAGGTACAAAAGTCTTTTTTTATGGCGGCGCACCAGGAGTAGCGACAAAAGCCGCAGATTTCTGGAAGCAGCAAGCCCCAGATTTAAACATAGTCGGTACTCATTCTGGCTATCATTCTCCTGAAGAAGAAGAGATATTAAGCCAAACACTGACTCAATTACAGCCTCAAGTTATTTTGGTCGGGTTGGGAGTACCACGTCAAGAATTATGGATTGCCCAAAACCGTCATTTATGTCCCCAAGCAATTTGGATTGGTGTTGGTGGTAGTTTTGATATTTGGTCAGGAAGCAAAACCCGCGCTCCTGCTTGGTTAGGCAATAATAACTTGGAATGGCTATATCGCTTATATAAAGAACCTTGGCGTTGGCGACGGATGTTAGCTTTGCCAGAATTTGCCGTGAAAGCATTTGTTTACCGCTTGACAGCCAAAAGTGCGGTCTAG
- a CDS encoding Tab2/Atab2 family RNA-binding protein has product MKIWQADFYRSSQQDISEKIVWELLICNANRSFEYTATCLQSEANSNWLTTQIQQAAGAELPDVIQVFRPQSLSLIETAGRNLGIAVEASRRTLALKQWLKERHSDFSLEKPAPLPLPENLWGEQWRFATLAAGDLEIEFSDRPIPILSMPEFLKPINLGLASTIPVPGVVIYGGRQSMRLARWLATTHPVALNYIPGAPDGLILEAGLVDRWVLATFEDAEVAAAAKIYQQRQQQSQGLHFLLIQPDDSGMTYSGFWLLQTE; this is encoded by the coding sequence ATGAAAATTTGGCAAGCTGATTTTTATCGGAGTTCGCAACAAGATATATCTGAAAAAATTGTATGGGAGTTGTTGATTTGTAATGCAAATCGCAGTTTTGAGTATACAGCTACCTGTTTGCAGTCAGAAGCAAATTCCAATTGGCTGACTACTCAAATTCAACAAGCCGCAGGTGCAGAATTACCAGATGTCATTCAAGTTTTTCGTCCCCAGTCGTTGAGTTTAATCGAAACAGCCGGACGCAATTTAGGTATTGCAGTAGAAGCAAGCCGCCGGACTTTAGCATTAAAACAGTGGTTAAAAGAAAGACATTCTGATTTTAGTTTGGAAAAACCTGCACCCTTACCATTACCGGAAAATCTCTGGGGTGAACAGTGGCGCTTTGCGACTTTAGCGGCTGGTGATTTAGAAATAGAATTTAGCGATCGCCCCATTCCGATTTTATCTATGCCAGAATTTCTTAAACCGATAAATCTGGGTTTAGCTTCCACAATACCCGTTCCTGGTGTGGTAATTTATGGTGGCAGACAATCTATGCGTTTAGCACGTTGGTTAGCCACAACACATCCTGTAGCCTTAAATTACATCCCAGGTGCGCCCGATGGCTTAATTTTAGAAGCGGGTTTAGTTGATAGATGGGTATTAGCCACCTTTGAAGATGCAGAAGTCGCCGCCGCCGCAAAAATTTATCAACAACGCCAACAACAAAGCCAAGGATTGCACTTTTTATTAATTCAACCCGATGATTCTGGGATGACTTACAGTGGTTTTTGGTTATTACAAACCGAGTAG
- a CDS encoding M48 family metallopeptidase, translating into MMAWKGFTANYRRWRRSWLYPIISVVVALSLCLSTPSPGRAVDLLPLLFQGAQILQLSNISANQEVELGKQMNDELKNGEIRLYRNEAVNRYVQEVGQRLAANSDRPNLPFTFQVVEDNSVNAFATTGGFVYINTGLLKTADNEAELASVMAHEIGHIGGKHLVKQMQQRAVASGLATVAGLDRNQAVAIGVDLALNRPRSRQDEFDADRRGLRTLTRAGYAQSGMVSFMQKLLKSGSGPTFLSTHPATSDRITNLKRAINAQPSSGRDGLDNAAYRARIRPLL; encoded by the coding sequence ATGATGGCTTGGAAAGGTTTTACGGCAAATTATCGTCGTTGGCGGCGTAGTTGGTTATATCCAATAATTTCGGTGGTGGTCGCCCTCAGTTTGTGTCTGAGTACACCCTCACCTGGACGGGCTGTAGATTTATTACCACTGTTATTCCAAGGAGCGCAAATACTTCAGCTGTCTAATATATCCGCTAACCAAGAAGTAGAACTTGGCAAACAGATGAATGATGAACTCAAGAATGGGGAAATTCGTCTGTACAGGAATGAAGCGGTGAATCGTTATGTGCAGGAAGTTGGTCAAAGATTAGCCGCCAATAGCGATCGCCCCAATCTTCCTTTTACCTTTCAGGTAGTAGAAGATAATTCTGTGAATGCTTTTGCCACTACTGGCGGTTTTGTTTATATCAACACGGGTTTACTCAAAACAGCCGACAATGAAGCGGAACTAGCCAGTGTGATGGCTCATGAAATTGGTCACATAGGCGGGAAACACTTAGTTAAACAAATGCAGCAAAGGGCTGTGGCGAGTGGATTAGCTACAGTAGCAGGTTTAGACCGTAATCAAGCTGTGGCTATTGGTGTGGACTTAGCCCTCAACCGTCCTCGCAGTCGTCAAGATGAGTTTGATGCAGATAGAAGAGGTTTAAGAACTTTAACAAGAGCCGGTTATGCTCAATCTGGTATGGTTTCCTTTATGCAAAAGCTACTCAAAAGTGGTTCTGGGCCAACTTTCTTGAGTACGCACCCAGCTACTAGCGATCGCATCACTAATCTTAAACGTGCAATTAATGCTCAACCCAGTAGTGGGCGTGACGGTCTAGATAATGCTGCTTATCGAGCTAGAATTCGACCATTACTTTAG
- a CDS encoding class I SAM-dependent methyltransferase, whose product MGFVSRDEAHILYNTALKFQGKKALEIGCWMGWSACHLALGGVELDVIDPMLSEQLFYESVTDSLKQAGVKESVNLIPGYSPQTVAETANKLHRKWSLIFIDGHHEAPAPLDDAIICEQFAEADALILFHDLTAPDVGKGLDYLKAKGWQTMVYQTMQIMGVAWRGNVEPVIHQPDNTINWRLPPHLQSYNVSGVTQTKTTDKFSVLLQIIQPYTLLSETKLFSLYSQAQQVYDYLFWLPKILKQTLSRIKIFSS is encoded by the coding sequence GTGGGATTTGTCAGCCGTGATGAAGCACATATTCTCTACAACACCGCCTTAAAATTTCAAGGTAAAAAAGCTTTAGAAATAGGCTGTTGGATGGGTTGGTCAGCTTGTCATTTAGCTTTAGGTGGAGTAGAACTAGATGTCATTGATCCGATGTTATCTGAACAACTATTTTATGAAAGTGTGACAGATTCACTCAAGCAAGCAGGTGTGAAAGAATCTGTAAATCTCATCCCTGGATATAGCCCCCAAACAGTAGCAGAAACAGCTAATAAATTGCATCGAAAATGGTCATTAATATTTATCGATGGTCATCATGAAGCGCCAGCACCACTGGATGATGCAATAATTTGCGAACAATTTGCCGAAGCAGATGCTCTCATTTTATTTCATGATTTGACTGCTCCTGATGTCGGCAAAGGATTAGATTATTTGAAAGCTAAAGGTTGGCAGACAATGGTTTATCAAACTATGCAAATTATGGGAGTTGCATGGCGGGGAAATGTTGAGCCTGTAATACACCAGCCAGATAATACAATTAATTGGCGCTTACCACCACATTTGCAATCTTATAATGTTAGTGGTGTAACTCAAACTAAAACAACAGATAAATTTTCAGTTTTGTTACAAATAATTCAACCATATACTTTATTGAGTGAAACAAAATTATTTTCTTTGTACAGTCAAGCTCAACAAGTATATGATTATCTTTTCTGGCTACCAAAAATCTTAAAACAAACACTCTCTCGAATCAAAATTTTTTCTAGTTAA
- the ftsE gene encoding cell division ATP-binding protein FtsE — protein sequence MRTVVKTDQHIPAKDSTSSPQSSSNAPIVQLRSVTKTYNNGCHGLLDVSLEVKQKEFLLITGPSGSGKSTLLKLLYGEELATQGEVIVNDCNVTDLRGDRLSLLRRRIGIVFQDYKLIPQRTVAENVTFVLQAQGFTRKEIQRRLEPTLKLVGLLSKANCFPDQLSGGEQQRVSVARAIVGTPPLILADEPTGNLDPDNSWQVIQILQKLNSFGATVIVTTHDEQLVRRCNHPVVQVCNGRLYRK from the coding sequence ATGAGAACTGTTGTTAAAACTGATCAGCATATTCCTGCAAAGGATAGTACATCTTCCCCACAAAGTAGTAGTAATGCTCCCATTGTGCAGTTACGCTCTGTAACTAAAACTTACAACAATGGCTGTCATGGATTGTTGGATGTGAGTTTAGAGGTGAAACAGAAAGAATTTTTGTTGATTACAGGCCCTAGCGGTTCGGGTAAATCAACACTGTTGAAACTCTTGTATGGCGAAGAATTGGCTACTCAGGGAGAGGTGATTGTCAATGATTGCAATGTAACAGATTTGCGGGGCGATCGCTTATCACTGTTGCGGCGACGCATTGGCATTGTATTTCAAGATTACAAACTGATTCCCCAAAGAACTGTAGCAGAGAATGTGACATTTGTACTGCAAGCACAAGGTTTCACTCGCAAAGAAATTCAAAGACGTTTAGAACCGACGTTAAAGCTAGTGGGTTTACTTTCCAAAGCTAACTGTTTTCCTGATCAACTTTCGGGGGGAGAACAACAACGGGTGAGTGTTGCACGCGCCATTGTGGGAACACCGCCATTAATTTTGGCTGATGAACCCACAGGAAACCTCGACCCCGATAATTCTTGGCAAGTCATCCAAATTTTGCAAAAGTTAAATTCTTTTGGGGCTACAGTGATTGTGACTACTCACGACGAACAACTTGTGCGGCGTTGCAATCATCCTGTGGTACAAGTCTGTAATGGCAGATTGTATCGGAAATAA
- a CDS encoding DUF2470 domain-containing protein has protein sequence MSEQFSPEISSRICNHMNEDHADAVLLYAKIFGDVTEATSAQMLAIDSQGMDLTAQVNEESMPVRIKFDHTLADAEDAHQTLIAMVKQARVKG, from the coding sequence ATGTCTGAACAATTTTCTCCTGAAATTAGCTCACGTATCTGCAATCACATGAACGAAGATCATGCTGATGCTGTACTTTTGTATGCCAAGATTTTTGGTGATGTAACTGAGGCTACATCAGCCCAAATGTTAGCAATTGATTCACAGGGAATGGATTTAACCGCGCAAGTTAATGAAGAATCTATGCCAGTGCGTATCAAATTTGACCATACTTTGGCTGATGCGGAAGATGCTCATCAAACTCTAATTGCGATGGTTAAGCAGGCGCGGGTGAAGGGGTGA
- a CDS encoding ketosteroid isomerase family protein has product MKTAESLGGIQIAGITEPCILDYFASLNAGQFQQTAALFAEDGMMYPPFESGIVGKEAIAAYLQQEAQGIQAYPREGIIDNIENHSIQVQVTGKAQTSWCGVNVIWLFILNQQRQITYTKIKLLASPQELLALRSEKRV; this is encoded by the coding sequence ATGAAAACTGCTGAATCTCTAGGTGGAATTCAAATTGCAGGAATTACAGAACCTTGCATCTTAGATTATTTTGCCAGTCTCAATGCGGGTCAATTTCAGCAAACAGCAGCACTGTTTGCTGAAGACGGTATGATGTATCCGCCTTTTGAATCTGGTATTGTAGGGAAAGAGGCGATCGCAGCCTATTTACAACAAGAAGCCCAAGGTATTCAAGCCTATCCCCGCGAAGGAATTATTGATAATATAGAAAATCACAGCATCCAAGTTCAGGTAACAGGTAAAGCTCAAACCTCTTGGTGTGGTGTGAACGTCATCTGGCTATTTATCTTGAACCAACAACGACAAATTACCTACACCAAAATCAAACTCTTAGCTTCTCCCCAAGAACTATTAGCGTTGCGGTCAGAAAAGAGGGTATAG
- a CDS encoding ATP-binding protein — MKSELHVPSDLNYLNIVESWLLGCLKVKLGDSVDWSRQSSRLRLALVEAYSNVVRHAHKEQPNLPVLLRLELKDRDISLEIWDYGEGYDMSTYLAPNPVDKQEGGYGWLIMNRLMDKVEYQLQVNGANCLKLEATIPELVK; from the coding sequence ATGAAAAGTGAGCTTCATGTACCAAGTGATTTGAATTATTTAAACATCGTCGAAAGCTGGTTGCTGGGATGCTTGAAAGTCAAGCTAGGAGATTCTGTAGATTGGTCTCGGCAATCCAGTCGTTTACGATTGGCTTTGGTAGAAGCCTACTCTAATGTGGTGCGTCACGCCCACAAAGAGCAGCCAAATTTACCAGTATTGCTGCGTTTAGAACTCAAAGACCGAGACATTTCCCTAGAAATTTGGGACTATGGTGAAGGCTACGATATGTCTACTTACCTAGCACCGAATCCCGTAGATAAACAAGAAGGGGGTTATGGGTGGCTGATTATGAATCGGTTAATGGACAAGGTAGAGTACCAATTACAAGTTAATGGCGCTAATTGCTTGAAATTAGAAGCTACAATTCCTGAATTGGTGAAATAA
- a CDS encoding M23 family metallopeptidase yields MAQRPKKVLLSGATLLVLGLSVVGISTFGSNVETVTAREVQQRTAARNNGWLAASFPVENFQAYTSPFGYRRSATGGANWEFHGGLDIAAPQGSYIRNWWVGTVVKVGDRTACGTHIVIKSGEWEHTYCHMEGHVETAYGRRYLIDRAGGIQIWEGQVIPTGVRIGRVGMTGRTTGPHLHWGLKYAKNYVDPALVLREMFTQQQIASRESRIVIQESKNQRDSGY; encoded by the coding sequence ATGGCTCAAAGACCAAAAAAAGTATTGCTTTCTGGAGCGACATTATTAGTATTGGGTTTGAGTGTTGTTGGTATTAGCACTTTCGGGTCAAATGTCGAAACAGTTACAGCCAGAGAAGTACAACAAAGAACAGCAGCTAGAAACAATGGTTGGTTAGCGGCTTCTTTCCCCGTGGAAAACTTTCAAGCATACACATCTCCCTTTGGTTATCGCCGTTCTGCGACTGGTGGGGCGAATTGGGAATTTCACGGAGGCTTAGATATAGCCGCGCCACAGGGCAGTTATATTCGGAATTGGTGGGTAGGTACAGTAGTCAAAGTAGGCGATCGCACTGCTTGCGGAACTCACATAGTCATAAAATCTGGTGAGTGGGAACATACCTACTGTCACATGGAAGGCCATGTCGAAACTGCTTATGGTCGGCGCTATTTAATCGACAGAGCTGGCGGAATTCAAATTTGGGAAGGTCAAGTTATTCCTACCGGAGTCAGAATTGGCCGCGTTGGAATGACAGGACGCACCACCGGGCCGCACCTCCACTGGGGCTTGAAATATGCCAAGAACTATGTAGACCCAGCATTGGTGCTAAGAGAAATGTTTACTCAGCAACAAATTGCTAGCAGAGAATCAAGAATCGTCATTCAAGAGTCCAAAAATCAGCGTGACTCTGGTTATTGA
- the glgP gene encoding alpha-glucan family phosphorylase — translation MANSSAMTASLRLSEKMPFPLKRLADLAYNYWWSWSSDRISLFQTIDPQEWERCGHNPVAILESASYERLTQLAEDPLYLKQISALVREFDQYMAQQDTWVNRVAPQVSAEHPIAYFCAEFGIHESLPVYSGGLGILAGDHLKSSSDLGVPMVGVGLLYRQGYFRQRLNRHGWQEDYYLDNPFHKMPLELIKNEQGEPLTIQIEIRQRQVQVQIWRVQVGRVTLYLLDSDRPDNDPVDRWLTGHLYGGNLETRIAQEVVLGIGGVRALTALGIKPSVHHLNEGHAAFCTLEIARQEIERTGKSFYDIETKVRQTCVFTTHTPVPAGHDVFSPDLIDSYFAQYWPQLGLSREQFLALGARRLGDPWEPFGMTVLALRMCRACNGVSELHGKVSRKMWTVLYPQHNEDTVPIGYITNGVHAPTWTAPLLADLYDQYLGKDWKTRAIDPQMWAKVDDIPNEELWARHQILKERLIAYTRYKVKKSREQRGEDYQNIQAVDSLLDPNVLTIGFARRFSPYKRGDLILRDAERAVKIFANAQHPVQIIFAGKAHPADEEGKRIIQRLMEWCRSSGIIHRVAFIEDYDIYTGQKLVQGVDVWLNNPRRPLEASGTSGQKVCFNGGLNCSVLDGWWCEGYQADANGKGINGWAIGEDAHTSDQELQDRIDSQSLYQLLESEIVPLYYDQDNQGIPHGWIQMMKASIKTNAPLFNTDRMIADYVSQVYVPEIATRVEPILAKVLF, via the coding sequence ATGGCTAATAGCAGTGCAATGACCGCATCGTTACGTTTAAGTGAAAAGATGCCCTTTCCCCTCAAACGTTTAGCAGATTTAGCTTATAACTATTGGTGGAGTTGGAGTAGCGATCGCATATCCTTATTTCAAACCATTGATCCCCAAGAATGGGAACGTTGTGGGCATAACCCAGTGGCAATTTTAGAGTCAGCAAGTTACGAACGTCTGACTCAGTTGGCAGAAGATCCCCTTTACCTGAAGCAGATTTCTGCCTTAGTCCGAGAATTTGACCAGTACATGGCACAGCAAGATACTTGGGTGAATCGTGTTGCACCGCAAGTTTCGGCTGAACATCCCATTGCTTATTTTTGCGCCGAATTTGGCATCCATGAATCCCTACCTGTTTACTCTGGTGGCTTGGGTATTTTAGCCGGGGATCATCTGAAATCATCATCCGATTTGGGTGTGCCGATGGTGGGTGTGGGTTTACTGTATCGCCAAGGTTACTTTCGCCAACGCTTAAACCGCCACGGTTGGCAAGAAGATTACTATCTGGATAACCCCTTCCACAAAATGCCCCTAGAGTTAATTAAAAACGAGCAAGGGGAACCCCTCACCATCCAGATAGAAATTCGCCAACGCCAAGTGCAAGTGCAAATTTGGCGAGTGCAAGTCGGGCGTGTAACCCTATATTTACTAGATAGCGATCGCCCAGACAACGATCCCGTTGACCGTTGGTTAACAGGCCACTTGTATGGTGGTAACTTAGAAACCCGCATCGCCCAAGAAGTCGTCTTAGGTATTGGTGGAGTCAGGGCTTTAACCGCCTTGGGAATCAAACCCTCCGTACATCACCTCAACGAAGGACACGCCGCCTTTTGTACCCTAGAAATTGCCCGTCAAGAAATTGAACGTACCGGAAAATCCTTCTACGACATAGAAACCAAGGTGCGGCAAACTTGTGTCTTCACCACCCACACCCCTGTTCCCGCCGGTCATGATGTCTTCTCCCCCGACTTAATTGACTCTTATTTTGCCCAGTACTGGCCGCAATTGGGACTATCCCGCGAACAATTTCTAGCCTTGGGTGCTAGACGACTGGGTGATCCTTGGGAACCCTTTGGCATGACCGTTTTAGCATTGCGAATGTGTCGTGCTTGCAACGGCGTAAGTGAATTACACGGCAAAGTATCTCGCAAAATGTGGACTGTTCTCTACCCACAACATAACGAAGATACAGTCCCAATTGGTTATATTACCAACGGCGTTCATGCACCCACCTGGACTGCACCTTTACTCGCAGACTTGTATGACCAATATTTAGGTAAAGATTGGAAAACTCGCGCCATCGATCCCCAGATGTGGGCGAAAGTTGACGACATTCCCAACGAAGAACTCTGGGCAAGACATCAAATTCTCAAAGAAAGACTGATTGCCTACACTCGTTATAAAGTCAAAAAGTCAAGAGAACAGCGCGGTGAAGATTATCAAAATATTCAAGCCGTTGATAGTTTACTCGACCCGAATGTATTAACCATTGGCTTTGCGCGGCGCTTCAGCCCTTATAAACGTGGTGATTTAATTTTACGCGATGCTGAACGGGCTGTGAAGATTTTTGCTAATGCTCAACATCCAGTCCAGATTATCTTTGCAGGCAAAGCACACCCAGCCGATGAAGAAGGTAAACGTATTATTCAACGTTTGATGGAGTGGTGTCGTAGTTCCGGCATTATTCACCGTGTTGCCTTTATTGAAGATTACGACATTTACACCGGACAAAAACTCGTCCAAGGCGTTGATGTTTGGTTAAATAACCCCCGTCGTCCCCTAGAAGCATCCGGGACAAGCGGTCAAAAAGTCTGTTTTAATGGCGGTTTGAATTGCAGCGTCCTTGATGGTTGGTGGTGTGAAGGCTACCAAGCTGACGCAAATGGCAAAGGAATTAACGGTTGGGCTATTGGTGAAGATGCTCACACAAGCGATCAAGAATTGCAAGACCGCATAGATTCTCAGTCACTGTATCAGCTTTTAGAATCAGAGATTGTTCCCCTATACTACGATCAAGACAATCAAGGTATCCCTCATGGCTGGATACAGATGATGAAAGCATCCATTAAGACAAATGCACCACTGTTCAATACAGATCGCATGATTGCTGACTACGTTTCTCAGGTGTATGTCCCAGAAATTGCTACCCGTGTTGAACCAATTTTGGCGAAGGTTCTGTTTTAA